One genomic segment of Pongo pygmaeus isolate AG05252 chromosome 19, NHGRI_mPonPyg2-v2.0_pri, whole genome shotgun sequence includes these proteins:
- the LOC134738767 gene encoding transcription initiation factor TFIID subunit 4-like — translation MALHLSQVSRLRGWGPYLRSLRIQPRSSPVQPPAKPPENEPDAQGYEWTIAVSFQLADFAPLHWLRLGELHELSAPCPPAPAPAPTPPPTGPGRWEVWGHPLGVSHFRVWAPGSRRGARSLPASSLGAQAGAATFVPGKSGAASRGDTRCSRQRSRSPLAGRSGRDPQRRVGAGAGWGGGPGLGPFRPPGWRAGRRTRRTAGPGRLSFGKTLAVPPLVSVDPAAAFSGAADLCPPVAPAAPGQKGSPFSRTEPRAPWSRQAPESRGRGPSRGHSGTFSRPPRVPARPGTGWETEAGRGRSPARNRVQFSHAQYLHTVCNPSPEASSSCEIETGPIKQQLPVPPPPAPGNRHSASFSMDVTILGTSCK, via the exons ATGGCTCTCCACTTGTCCCAAGTGTCACGACTACGAGGATGGGGACCATATCTTCGGAGCCTGAGGATCCAGCCCAGGTCCAGCCCTGTGCAGCCGCCCGCCAAGCCGCCAGAGAACGAGCCGGATGCCCAAGGCTACGAGTGGACGATTGCAGTTAGTTTCCAACTCGCCGACTTCGCGCCCCTCCACTGGCTCCGGCTTGGCG AGCTCCATGAGCTCTCCGCGCCCTGTCcaccggccccggccccggccccgacCCCTCCCCCGACCGGACCAGGGAGGTGGGAAGTTTGGGGGCACCCGCTGGGGGTGTCCCATTTCCGGGTCTGGGCTCCGGGGAGTCGGCGCGGCGCCCGCTCCCTGCCCGCCAGCTCTTTGGGAGCTCAGGCGGGGGCAGCCACTTTTGTTCCCGGGAAGAGTGGAGCTGCGTCCCGGGGAGACACTCGTTGCAGCCGGCAGCGTAGTCGCTCCCCGCTGGCCGGCCGCTCCGGGAGGGACCCGCAGCGGAGGGTCGGGGCTGGGGCGGGCTGGGGAGGGGGCCCAGGGCTGGGGCCGTTTCGGCCTCCCGGGTGGCGCGCGGGCCGAAGAACTAGGAGGACTGCCGGGCCGGGCCGCTTGTCCTTTGGAAAAACCTTGGCGGTTCCTCCTCTGGTGTCCGTGGACCCCGCCGCGGCGTTCTCCGGGGCCGCGGACCTTTGCCCACCGGTTGCGCCCGCTGCCCCGGGGCAGAAAGGATCCCCCTTCTCCCGGACCGAGCCCCGAGCCCCATGGAGCAGGCAAGCGCCAGAGTCCCGGGGCCGAGGCCCGAGCAGGGGGCACTCCGGCACCTTTTCCCGCCCCCCGAGGGTGCCCGCCCGGCCCGGGACTGGCTGGGAAACCGAGGCCGGAAGAGGTCGCAGTCCAGCGAGGAATCG GGTACAGTTCAGTCATGCTCAGTACCTTCACACTGTGTGCAACCCATCTCCAGAAGCCTCTTCATCCTGcgagattgaaactggacccattaAACAACAGCTCCCCGTTCCTCCTCCCCCGGCCCCTGGCAACCGCCATTCTGCTTCCTTCTCCATGGATGTGACTATTCTAGGAACCTCAT gCAAATAA